TTGACTTGCACACCAGCCCACTTAAATTCTACTTATACTTTATTCTACTTTTCCtatttactgattttatttttgatccCTTTGATATTGCACAGTAACTGAGCACCCCGTTCATTGCACTGTTGCACATGTTTTACTTTGTGTCTACGTGCACGTGACAAATAAAGACTCATTTAACAGCATCAAGCTGTTGCAAAATTGTAACTTATTTATCTTACCATCACCTGAAGAGTTTGTTGTCAtggctcatttaaaaaaaataataaataaaatacaattgtCAAATTTTATATCTTCAACTGTCTCTTTGAGTGCATTACTTGTAGTCTGTCTCTATATATCAAGTATTCTTGGCATCATACCAGGGTGGTGGTTGATTGTCAAgacacatattaaaaaaatgaattcatgtacttatctaaaataaattaaagagaaaaagcatCTATATCTGTCAGTGGCTGCAAAGATGTAAAATGTCTGAGAAACAATATCCTCAGCAATCCAAAGCTCAGgatctcctttgttttttcattgttggAGGTTGGTTACATGGAGGCAGCCACTTTCAtaaattttcttcattttgatttggTTATGAAAACGAAAGCAGAAATGAAGTATTGTACTCATTCTCACAGAGTACAACTAGAAAGCTCTCACACTGAAATAACTAACACTTATTAACATTTACACACGCTAATCTATTACTCTATCATTGTCTTATCAATAAAACTAAAAGATGCTTGACTTTATGGCTTCCAGAGGGGTCCAGACCCCGGGGAACATGCACTCAACAGTTTGTGGAGGGGAAACAGCTGAGCAATGGTCCGTTCATTTTtaagggggtggggggcactGGTCAGTCAGCACTGAATACTGTTCTTATGACCTGAACCTACCAAACTCAACATGATGATATGCTATCGCTGCATAGTGTCCTGGTATCCCTCAGGGGGTCCCATGCTATGTCCTCATATGGCCAAGAAAAACCTTTCTGCTGGTCCAGCTTCAGCTATGTTGTGATAGACTCATTGTGGGTCCTTCAGCTTAGATTGGCTCATTACTAGTAAGGAGAGAAGATAATAGGTGCATGTGTGGCCCTCAGAGGTCCTGGAGCAGGCCTGAAGAGCGCGGGACTGATCAGGGGACCCTGGATGATGGCTGTGGGACCCGGGGGCAGTCGTAGTGCCATGGGTCCAGATGCAATGGTGCACAATGCAGCTGGATTGAGGGGGCTGGTCAGGAACCCTGCTGGAAGGGCCTTAGATAGCTGCTTCTGCAGGGCCATTTTAGTCTGAAGCCAAAGACAAGAGACATATTCAGTTTAAACAAGACTAGGAGTCCTAAGTCATGCTTAGCAGTTATGTGAGACTGTACTTAAACACAGCAGTGCCCGGAGGCAAATGCTAGCATGATCaagctcacagtgacaatgctaacatacCGATGTTTAGCAGGCATAATGCTTACCATGTTCATCCCCTTagattagcatgttagcaaagTACATCTAAGCCATAAGAGTGTCATTAGTCTTGCAAATTGAAATTCtgaactgatgatgatgacactgcataaaaagtcaaaaggtCATCAACAACATTAGGATTCATCCCCTGTGAATCATGAATGTTTGTACAAAACTTTGTGCACACATCCAGTAATTGAAGTTGAAATATTCCAGTTTGGACCAAAGTAGCAGACCAATAGACTGACACTGTGATCCCTTGAGCCATGCTgctaaataaatgcatttaagcAGGACCATTTAGAGATCTGAAACAATGTTATTCATCATATTCATATAGTGTGTACACCAACTGTAGTGTCACATTAGATCAACTCCATTGCTCctcttcagaaaaaaacagttcagattTAAATTGCAAATTTGTTCTGGGGAATCTAAAATCTTGAGTTAAAACAAGGTACTTGAGTTTTCACATAAGAGGCACTTAGCAATTATTTCTGTCAACCACTTGGCAGCCACTGGACTTGCAAATATGTTGAAAGATGCCAGACAGAGCTTAGCATTTGCATCTATTGAATATGCGTCTATGCATTGTTTTTTGAGACAAAGTCCAATGTAGACAAGACTGAACAtagtcaaatgtgtgtgtgtgtgtgtgtgggtctctGTGTGACAAATTCTTACCGCTAAGACAGTGCTGGGCTGTAGTTTATTATAGGGGGTGAACTTCACCTTGACAGGCTTCCCAGCCAAACGCTCTTTGTGTCTCCTGCTGTTCATGTGCTAAAAGGGGGCAGGCATACACAGAGCAGTGATTCATTCAGGACAGCTCTGAGTAACACACCAAAGAGCCAACAAATCAGGTTGTCCTGCGTTGCACAATACAAAGGTTAGGCattgtgtatttttagtttttgtgcAGTGTTTAGTCGTAAAATTCGTCATGTTTGTGACATTGGGATAAACCCACATACCTGCTTCAGCTGTGTCTCTGAGTTGACCGACACCTGGCACATTTCACAGTGAAAGGGCTGGCTGGAAACACCCACAACTGCTCTGGTCTTGCTGCCTATTCGCTGCTTAACTCGGCAGGTGGGCCTTGGCGATGATGGCATCTTGACCCTGCGATGCGTCTGGCTGCTGTTCTGACCATCaagcatctgtttgtgtttagagCCTGATTCAGCcaaaaggagaggagggcaaATGTCAGAATCATAGGAGATGTAATctataacaaataaaaactggctgtaacattttcacataatttaCCTGGCTAGGATCAAACAACCAGCTTACAAAGGTTAACAAAAGCAATATTTGTATTATTGCATTACACACCACTACAGTGAGCCTCCAACTGGGAGCTGGAGTTGACGGTCACTTTGCACGTGGGACAGTGgagatgttgttttttgttgctctttGCCTCCTTagcctcctccaccttcaccacctcctcctcacctcctgtGGAGCTCCCCTGAGGGTCAGCGTGTGGGGCTGAACTGGTGGCCGGGCTGCCCCCCTTCACAGGGAGACTGTCTGAGGTTAAATCAGAAAGCTGAGCGCCAGGGGAGATTTGTGGGGACAGCTGAGGAGAGCAGAGCGAGGAAGAGTCTGTGGATGAAGGATGTGAGGAAGGTGTGGGTGCCAGCGAGCTCCGCTGGCCGTCCTCTGGTTGCTGCTGTGCAGGTTGTGATGAAGTACTTGGGCCTGCGGACACATGAAGAAAAGTTTCACTCTGAGACCATTTACACTTTTGTATCATTATGTTATTTATCTTTGTATTTTATCTAGGTGAGGATAGACATTTGTGAATGCACCTCTAATGTTACATTATTTGGGGGATGACAGTAGGATCCCTCAAAAGACATTTGCagacaaaaacttaaaaacaacaacaaggataCGTTCCATATccctcttcattttctctcatgtaACCTTGTTATTTCACCTTTTCTTGTCCTCATCTacttctattttcttttttgctgtatCATCTCTCTTTAATTTTATATcgtttccctcttttttctgcCATCCCAATCATTCTTCCTccgctcctctgtctctctctgtcaccatCAATCAACAGCCATGGTAACAGCTGAATGTAACAAGCACATTATTGTGTGGTTAGAAGGAAATTGATAGGCTCTGGAAGAAAATGAGAGGGGGGAGATCAATAATGAAAAGCTAGACAGAGAATAGAAACGAGGatggtgatatttttttaaattactgcaAGATAGCAAAGCTGTTAGTCAAACATCAGTCTTTGGGTTTGGTGGCTCTACTACACTTGTCGAACAGCCACCAAATAGTGTGATTTTGAGGAGATAACATACACCGTTTGACACGTCCATTAGCAAAGTGTcatcacttttcaaaataaaaacaagagaatGCAAGTAAGAGCTGTGTTAAGCCACTAATTTACaaccaaaatcaaaatgaaagaaagcaacACCACTACATCCCTCTTCAGATACTGTCTCTTTTTAAGAGCCTTAAAGCTTCTCATCATGCAGAATGTCTTTGCTTGATGGGAGTAATTACCTATCTGACAGGGCCAATGATAGCAGGACAGGTAATAGCTGGTAATTAGCCAGCTGAGTGGCAGCTACCAAGCCTTGGTGCTTACGTCTCCCCAATTACCACTAATTActcagaggatgaagaggggctgcctttaaaaaaagaaaaatttatacCTGTTATGTCTTTCAGATGTGAGTCTATGGGCGCCGTTCCTCCTCCCAACATCGGCCTTTCTCggtctctgtcttttcctggaGTGGGTGGACTGTGTCCAACTTTCTGCCGGCTCCTCTGGGTCTCCAACGCCTTTAGCTTGCGAGCATGTTTGTGACCTTTGTAGTGGGCCTCTGCCTGGGTCTGACcatgacacacatgcacaaaaatgcacacacgAGCAGAACAAACAGGAGAAAGTCATTGTACAATATATGAACAAAATCACTGACATGATTAAATTAGTGAAGGACAGCATGTAATCAGTTAACTGTAATCCTCCCATCTGTTCCATCTCTTTAGCTTCACATGCTTCCATGGAGCTGGGGAGGAGTTGGGCATTTGACTCGGAGGAAGAGTCACCATCACcatttccatcatcatcacagtcatGGATGTGCACAAATGAGCATCAGTTGGACTCGTGGCATCTCATGATCTTCCTCTGAGCTCACTGGCTCATCTTTCCACTGATTCGTTCTGACACAAAATGGCCCGTGTCCGTTATTCTGCAACACAAAATGACCCCTGTGCCTGTCTCTGTGAGAGAAAGCAcatttgtggcagcaggacagcagaTGCATGCAGATTTTGGATCTCAGAGTGGCTTTGTGTGGCTGTAGACAAAGCAAGATATACTCTATAGAAGAAGATCAGCTTCAGAAGTGCATCAACAGAACAactgaagcaaaaaacaaatgaactatttgttcatttatttacaattacATTTCCTAAACTTAAACTATAacttctattttgttttttcatttaatattgaATAAAGCGTTAATTAAAGTGTTAACAGTGTGACCATGAGGTAGAATCTTCATTATTagagtgttttctgtgaaaaaagcCTTCAACATACTTGCTGAAGATGAAAAgttcaaatattttcagcaaCGTGAGAAAACTATCCATCAATTATacagaacaagcagaaaaaaagacaggtgTTTGATTTGGtgacaatattttaatttttgtcaacaaatcaaacactattttaattattgtcaacaaatctcacaaaacaccaaaaccaacaattaGTTGATCTCACTAACAAATAATGTGGAGCTAACACTGAATATATCTTATtcctccattgttgtccaaataCTAttgaaaatacataaatgaatcTCACTGTCACACTTATACTTTCACTACAATTAACAAGGACTGTGTAATTTATTTCGAATCAATCCC
The Scatophagus argus isolate fScaArg1 chromosome 21, fScaArg1.pri, whole genome shotgun sequence genome window above contains:
- the LOC124052922 gene encoding zinc finger protein 385B-like isoform X2, translated to MDSDNGGAVKPSHTDMKRPKSPNWPDGSPPPKSQEGQEGQEEEEEEEEEDEEEDEGERRVTAAGHRAKRERRQNNSSATMCQVCNIQLNSSAQAQIHYRGKTHQRRLRRLAKAVSTGALSQSQVHPLLGSLPLPGRPLQPQTHAQLEHFLPLRVNSTSPLSLFPNFSTMDPVQKAVINHTFGVAPPKRKPIISCNICHLRFNSTTQAEAHYKGHKHARKLKALETQRSRQKVGHSPPTPGKDRDRERPMLGGGTAPIDSHLKDITGPSTSSQPAQQQPEDGQRSSLAPTPSSHPSSTDSSSLCSPQLSPQISPGAQLSDLTSDSLPVKGGSPATSSAPHADPQGSSTGGSKHKQMLDGQNSSQTHRRVKMPSSPRPTCRVKQRIGSKTRAVVGVSSQPFHCEMCQVSVNSETQLKQHMNSRRHKERLAGKPVKVKFTPYNKLQPSTVLATKMALQKQLSKALPAGFLTSPLNPAALCTIASGPMALRLPPGPTAIIQGPLISPALFRPAPGPLRATHAPIIFSPY
- the LOC124052922 gene encoding zinc finger protein 385C-like isoform X3, which produces MLFGALSQSQVHPLLGSLPLPGRPLQPQTHAQLEHFLPLRVNSTSPLSLFPNFSTMDPVQKAVINHTFGVAPPKRKPIISCNICHLRFNSTTQAEAHYKGHKHARKLKALETQRSRQKVGHSPPTPGKDRDRERPMLGGGTAPIDSHLKDITGPSTSSQPAQQQPEDGQRSSLAPTPSSHPSSTDSSSLCSPQLSPQISPGAQLSDLTSDSLPVKGGSPATSSAPHADPQGSSTGGEEEVVKVEEAKEAKSNKKQHLHCPTCKVTVNSSSQLEAHCSGSKHKQMLDGQNSSQTHRRVKMPSSPRPTCRVKQRIGSKTRAVVGVSSQPFHCEMCQVSVNSETQLKQHMNSRRHKERLAGKPVKVKFTPYNKLQPSTVLATKMALQKQLSKALPAGFLTSPLNPAALCTIASGPMALRLPPGPTAIIQGPLISPALFRPAPGPLRATHAPIIFSPY
- the LOC124052922 gene encoding zinc finger protein 385B-like isoform X1, which produces MDSDNGGAVKPSHTDMKRPKSPNWPDGSPPPKSQEGQEGQEEEEEEEEEDEEEDEGERRVTAAGHRAKRERRQNNSSATMCQVCNIQLNSSAQAQIHYRGKTHQRRLRRLAKAVSTGALSQSQVHPLLGSLPLPGRPLQPQTHAQLEHFLPLRVNSTSPLSLFPNFSTMDPVQKAVINHTFGVAPPKRKPIISCNICHLRFNSTTQAEAHYKGHKHARKLKALETQRSRQKVGHSPPTPGKDRDRERPMLGGGTAPIDSHLKDITGPSTSSQPAQQQPEDGQRSSLAPTPSSHPSSTDSSSLCSPQLSPQISPGAQLSDLTSDSLPVKGGSPATSSAPHADPQGSSTGGEEEVVKVEEAKEAKSNKKQHLHCPTCKVTVNSSSQLEAHCSGSKHKQMLDGQNSSQTHRRVKMPSSPRPTCRVKQRIGSKTRAVVGVSSQPFHCEMCQVSVNSETQLKQHMNSRRHKERLAGKPVKVKFTPYNKLQPSTVLATKMALQKQLSKALPAGFLTSPLNPAALCTIASGPMALRLPPGPTAIIQGPLISPALFRPAPGPLRATHAPIIFSPY